One Streptomonospora salina genomic window, TTGGTCCAGCCGCTTGCGTACGCGTTCGGCCAGCTCGGCGGCGGCCTTGCGGGTGAAGGTCAGGCCCAGCACGTGCTCGGGGCGCACGAGTCCGTTGGCCACCAGCCACACGACCCGCCCGGCCATGGTCTCGCTCTTGCCGGATCCGGCTCCGGCGACGACCACCCCGGGCTCTAGCGGGGCCGCGATGACGTCGGCCTGCTCGGAGGTGGGCTCGGGCCGGCCCAGCAGGCGCGCGAGTTCGGCGGGGCTCAACCGGCGCCGTGCGCCCTCGGCCGCCCCGGAACCCGTCTGCTCGGTCCGGTGCTCCGCGGGGCTCACACGCGCTTCCCCTCGTCGTGCGCGGGGCAGCTGGAGCGCACGGCGCAGGAGTCGCAGAACTCGTTGCGCATCGCCTGGAAGCGTGCCCCCGACATCCCCTCGGCCACGCCGCGCACCAGGTCCTGCGACCACTGCGGGTCGGGGTCCTCGCCGAGCGGGGCCTGCGCCTGGGTGCGGGCCCGGTGCGTGTAGGCGGCCCGGGTTCCGACCTGGACCAGTTCGGCCCCGCCGGGCTCGGCCAGCCCGAGCTGGGAGAAGGCCGACTTGAGCACCGCCAGCTGGTAGACGCCCAGTTGCGGGTGGCGCGCAAGGTCGGTGTCCTTGGGTTTGCTGTTTCCGGTCTTGACGTCGACGACCACGGCGCGGCCCTGGTCGTCTTTCTCCAGCCGGTCGACGCGCCCGGTGATCTCGATGCCCCCGATGTCGACCTTGAACCCCTCCTCGGTCACCACGAGTTCGCGCTCGCCGGACTCGTGCCAGGCGATGAGCTTGCGCACCATCTCGTCGGCGCGCTCGCGCTCCTTGCCGGCGAACCACGGGCCGCCGAAGTCCAGTTCGGACCAGATGTCGTCCATGCGGCGCCGGATGTCCTCCATCCCCGCGCCGTCGGCGACGAGTACGGCGACGGCGTGCACGATACTCCCCAGCGCGGAGGTGACCTCCATCGAGGAGGCGCCGGCGGCGTTCTCCAAGAGCCAGCGCAGCTCGCAGGTGGTGAACCGTTCGACCTGGGAGGGCGATACGCGGATGCCGCCGTCGTCGGTGTCCTCGACCAGGGGGCGGTCGTCGGAGACGGGCGTGAGGGCGTACCACTCGGCGGGGTCGGCGCCGCGCACGCCTTCGTCGGCGAGGCGCGCGAGGTGGGCGGCCGAGGCGCGGCGCACCGGTTCGGAGCGCTGGGGGTCGGTGACCACCGAGCGCAGGTCGGCCACCAGTGCAGGCAGCGACAGCCAGCGGCGCCCGGTGCTGACGCGCTCGGGCTCGCCGAGGCCGAGTTCGGCGAGGAAGCGCGACGGGCGCTCCTCGGTGTCGTCGCCGCCCACCGCCGTGACGACCAGGGTGCGGCGAGCGCGGGTGCAGGCCACGTAGAACAGCCGCCGCTCCTCGTCGAGCAGCTTCGATGCGGCGGCCGCGCCGGCGGCACCCGTCGCGGCGGGACCGTCCTCGGCGGCGGAGGCACCGAAGCCGGCGGCGGAGTCCACGAGCTGCTCGACGCCCAGCAGCGACCCGCGCAGCCGCAGATCGGGCCAGTCGCCCTCCTGGACCCCGGCGACCACGGTCAGCTCCCACTCCAGCCCTTTGGCGCGGTGCGCGGTGAGGATGCGTACGGCCTCGCCTTCGGGCGCGCGTTCGGCGAGGCTGTCGGCCGGGATCTCCTGGGCTTCGAGGTCCTCCAGGAAACCCAGCGGCAGTCCGGGCGGCAACCGGTCGCAGTAGCGCGCGGCGCTCTCGAACAGGGCGACGACGGCGTCGAGGTCGCGGTCGGCCGCGGCGCCGCGCCGCCCGCCGGCCTGGCTCGCGCGCAGCAGACGGTCGGACAGGCCGCTGGCCTGCCAGATCTCCCACAGCACGTCCTCGGCCGAGCCTCCGCCCGCGGCGCGGTCGCGGATCAGCCGCAGGTAGCCGGCGATGCGCTGGGCCGGGGCGGCGACGTCGGGGTCGACCAGGGTCAGTTCGCGCGGGTCGCGCAGTGCGTCGGCGATCAGCGCGGAGGAGGGGCGGTTGCCGCGCGCATGGCCGTGCGGCGCCTCGTCGGAGGGATCGGGGGAAGCCGCGTCGGCCGCCTCGGCCGCCTCGGTGGCCTGGGCGGAGCCGGCGGCCTCGTCGTCCCCCGCGTCGTCCTCGCCGGAGCGGCGGCGGGCGGCGCGATAGTCCAGGTCCAGGCGGCGCAGCGCGCGGGCGAGGCGGCGCAGCCGGACGGTGTCGGCCTCGCCGAACTGGCTGGTGAGCAGGTCGTGCGCGGCGGCTTCGTCGATGGTCGCGGGCCGCAGTGCGCAGCGGAGGAGCAGCAGCATCGCACGCACGACCGGTTCCACGGCCAGCGGCATCTCGTCTCCGCCCACCGCCACGGGTACGCCGGCGGCCGACAACGCGCGGCGCAGCGTCGGCATCTGCCGGGAGGCCGAACGCACCAGAACCGCCATCTGCGACCACGCCACACCGTCGATCAAGTGGGCGCGGCGCAGGACGTCGGCGACGACGGCTGCCTCCTGTGCGGTGCTTTCGGCCATCAGCACCTGCGCCGTGCCCTCGGGCGCGGAGTCGGCGGGCACCAGCGCCCGGTGGGCGTTCACCGATCCGCCGCCGGCCGCGGGCGCGGCGGGCAGCCGGCGGGCCACCCCGCGCGAGGCGTCGAGCAGGCCGCTGCCGCTGCGCCGGCAGGTGCGCAGCGCCACCACGGGCGCGGGGCCGCCGCCGAACCCGGGGAAGCGCTGCGGGAACTCCAGGATGTTGCGCACGTCGGCGCCGCGGAAGCCGTAGACGGACTGGTCGGGGTCGCCGACCGCCACGAGGTCGCGGCCCTCGCCGGCGAGGGCGTGCAGCAGCTCCTCCTGGGCGGGGTCGGTGTCCTGGTATTCGTCGACGAAGACGACCTCGCGGGCGGCGCGCTCGCGCGCCTGGACCTCGGGGTCGTCGAGCAGGTTGGCCGCTACGCGTACGAGTTCGGCGTAGTTGAAGGTCGGCGCCGGCGCCACGTCGAAGCGGCCGGTGTAGCGGTCCAGGAAGTCGCCGACGGCGACCCAGTCGTCGCGCCGGTGCTCGCGGCCGAGGCGGTCCAGGTCGGCGGAGTCGATGCCGCGCTCCTGGGCGCGCATCAGGAAGTCGCGCAGCTCTTCGGCGAACCCGCGGGTGTGCAAGGCGGGCCGCAGCCGCTCGGGCCACATGTCGGCGCCGTCGGCGGCTTCGCCGGCGAGCAGTTCGCGGACCTCCATGAGCTGCTCCGGCCCGGAGAGCAGCCGTGGCGGGTGGTCGCCCAGGCGCCCGAACTCGCGCCGGATCAGCGCGTACGCGTAGCTGTGGAACGTCAGCGCCAGCGGCTCGCGCGTGGTGCGGCGCAGGCGCGCGGTGATGCGTTCGCGCAGTTCCTGGGCGGCTTTCCGGCTGAAGGTGAGCACGAGGATCCGGGCGGGGTCGACGCCGCGGTTGTCGATGCGGTCGACCACGGCCTCGACGATGGTGGTGGTCTTTCCCGTACCCGGTCCGGCCAGCACGAGCAGCGGGCCGCCCGCGTGGGAGACGACTCGGCGCTGGTTCTCGTCCAGGATCGGCGGCGGCGTTTCGGCATGCACGCGCCGCACCAGGCGGTACGGGGAGGTCCTCACCCGCCCCAGTCCACCAGACGCCCACGACGGTCCGGAGCGATCGCGGCTATCACGCGGGTCACCGGCCCCGGTGTGATTTCCGAAGGGGCGGGGTGCGCCGGGGTGCGACCCGGCGTAGGAAGCCGTTCAGGATACGGGTACACGCGTGTCCTGAGCCGTCGCCTCGCGGCGCGGGCGGCCACGGTTCCGCGGAACACGGCGCGCCACCCCCTCCGGGATCCGCCGATCGGGTGCGCCCGATGGGGCGCACCCCGCCTCTGCCTAGTCGAACAGGTGCACGCCGCATTCGGGCCACTGGCTCTGCCAGTTGCCGTCGACCATGTCGTAGAGCTTCTGGGCCCGCATGGTCTGCTCACTGGCGCTGGCTTCGGCCGGGCTTCCGGAACCGCCGGCGGACTGCCAGGTGGCCATGGAGAACTGGTAGAGCCCGTAGTAGCCCCCGGCCGAGTTGACCGCGGTGGGGTCGCCGCCCGATTCGCACTCGGCCAGCCCGGACCAGTTGAGGCTGGAGGCTTCGGCGGAGGAGTCGCCCACGGGCTCGGGCTCCTTCGTGCCGATCTCCGTGATGCCCTCGACCGGCTCCTCGACGACCTTCTCCTCGAGGACGTGCTCGGTCTCGACGCCCTCCTCCATGATCGTGGCGGTGGTGACCTTCTTGACGCCGTCCTCGGGCTCCTGCACCACTTCTTCTTCGCCCTCGGGCAGGTCGGGGTTCTCCCGCTCCTCGACCTCGGCCTCGATCGGGACCTCTTCGGTCTGGGGCTCGGTGAGCAGCTGGGTGACGTCGACGACCATTCCGTCGGTGGGTTCGGTGCCCGGCTCGGGCTCGACGGTGTCGTGCTCGCCCACGGTGATGCCGTTGTCCTCAAGGACCTCGGCGACGGTGCCGGCGGTGGTGGCGGTCTCGATGCGGACGCGGTCGCGCAGGACGACGACCCGGCGTGCGGCCGCGGCTTCGACCTCCAGCCCGGCCTCGGGGACCGCTTCGTCGGGGTCGACCGACAGCTGCAGCGAGTCGGGGTTCCGGCCGACCTGGTGCAGCGCTTCCTCCACGGTCAGCGCGGTGACCCAGTGCGTCGTGGACTCGTCGTCGACGGTCAGGGTCAGTTCGCGCCCGGAGCGCACCAGCACGCTGTCGCCCTGGCCCAGCTCGGTGTCCAGCGACGGGGCGACGGCGTCGTGCTCACCCAGCGCGACTCCCGCCGAATCGAGCACGTCCTGCACGGTCGCGCCGTAGGTGTGCACGGTGCTGCGCTCGCCGTCGACGCTGAGCGTGATGCGCTGGTCCATCGCGAACGCGGTACCGCCGCCGACCAGGAGCAGCACCGCGGCGGCCGCACCGACCACCGCACCGCGCGAGCGCGGCAGCCGCAGGCGGGGGAACGAGAACCGGCGGAGGCGCCCGCCGCGTCCGCCGTGCGTCCTCTGGCCGCCGGAGGGCGCTGCGGACGCGCCGGGCATGGCGCCGTACCCGTCGCCGGAGTCGCCCGCGGGCGCACCTGCGGCGGGGGATGCGGCGGTTTCGGGACCGGCGTTACCGCTTTCGCGGGCTCCGCGCCGACCGGGCGC contains:
- a CDS encoding ATP-dependent helicase; this translates as MRRVHAETPPPILDENQRRVVSHAGGPLLVLAGPGTGKTTTIVEAVVDRIDNRGVDPARILVLTFSRKAAQELRERITARLRRTTREPLALTFHSYAYALIRREFGRLGDHPPRLLSGPEQLMEVRELLAGEAADGADMWPERLRPALHTRGFAEELRDFLMRAQERGIDSADLDRLGREHRRDDWVAVGDFLDRYTGRFDVAPAPTFNYAELVRVAANLLDDPEVQARERAAREVVFVDEYQDTDPAQEELLHALAGEGRDLVAVGDPDQSVYGFRGADVRNILEFPQRFPGFGGGPAPVVALRTCRRSGSGLLDASRGVARRLPAAPAAGGGSVNAHRALVPADSAPEGTAQVLMAESTAQEAAVVADVLRRAHLIDGVAWSQMAVLVRSASRQMPTLRRALSAAGVPVAVGGDEMPLAVEPVVRAMLLLLRCALRPATIDEAAAHDLLTSQFGEADTVRLRRLARALRRLDLDYRAARRRSGEDDAGDDEAAGSAQATEAAEAADAASPDPSDEAPHGHARGNRPSSALIADALRDPRELTLVDPDVAAPAQRIAGYLRLIRDRAAGGGSAEDVLWEIWQASGLSDRLLRASQAGGRRGAAADRDLDAVVALFESAARYCDRLPPGLPLGFLEDLEAQEIPADSLAERAPEGEAVRILTAHRAKGLEWELTVVAGVQEGDWPDLRLRGSLLGVEQLVDSAAGFGASAAEDGPAATGAAGAAAASKLLDEERRLFYVACTRARRTLVVTAVGGDDTEERPSRFLAELGLGEPERVSTGRRWLSLPALVADLRSVVTDPQRSEPVRRASAAHLARLADEGVRGADPAEWYALTPVSDDRPLVEDTDDGGIRVSPSQVERFTTCELRWLLENAAGASSMEVTSALGSIVHAVAVLVADGAGMEDIRRRMDDIWSELDFGGPWFAGKERERADEMVRKLIAWHESGERELVVTEEGFKVDIGGIEITGRVDRLEKDDQGRAVVVDVKTGNSKPKDTDLARHPQLGVYQLAVLKSAFSQLGLAEPGGAELVQVGTRAAYTHRARTQAQAPLGEDPDPQWSQDLVRGVAEGMSGARFQAMRNEFCDSCAVRSSCPAHDEGKRV
- a CDS encoding resuscitation-promoting factor, with translation MPGASAAPSGGQRTHGGRGGRLRRFSFPRLRLPRSRGAVVGAAAAVLLLVGGGTAFAMDQRITLSVDGERSTVHTYGATVQDVLDSAGVALGEHDAVAPSLDTELGQGDSVLVRSGRELTLTVDDESTTHWVTALTVEEALHQVGRNPDSLQLSVDPDEAVPEAGLEVEAAAARRVVVLRDRVRIETATTAGTVAEVLEDNGITVGEHDTVEPEPGTEPTDGMVVDVTQLLTEPQTEEVPIEAEVEERENPDLPEGEEEVVQEPEDGVKKVTTATIMEEGVETEHVLEEKVVEEPVEGITEIGTKEPEPVGDSSAEASSLNWSGLAECESGGDPTAVNSAGGYYGLYQFSMATWQSAGGSGSPAEASASEQTMRAQKLYDMVDGNWQSQWPECGVHLFD